The following are encoded in a window of Allosphingosinicella indica genomic DNA:
- a CDS encoding lipopolysaccharide assembly protein LapA domain-containing protein, whose amino-acid sequence MEPFTLTQWVVVLLVFFLGIFLGGFVFASTKWKRRYREESRLRAEEVKLREEEVRRREVLEAERKHFEARDIAARAHDDRPLPPR is encoded by the coding sequence ATGGAACCCTTCACCCTGACCCAATGGGTCGTCGTCCTGCTGGTCTTCTTCCTGGGAATCTTCCTGGGCGGGTTCGTGTTCGCGAGCACCAAGTGGAAGCGCCGTTACCGCGAGGAATCGCGGCTGCGTGCCGAAGAGGTCAAGCTGCGCGAGGAGGAAGTCCGCCGCCGCGAAGTGCTGGAGGCCGAGCGCAAGCATTTCGAAGCACGCGACATCGCCGCGCGCGCGCACGACGACCGGCCGTTGCCGCCGCGCTGA
- the ppdK gene encoding pyruvate, phosphate dikinase, with the protein MSRSVYRFGGGASDGGDGDKALLGGKGANLAEMASIGLPVPPGFTIATPVCAAYYDAGGCIPDRIASELNEGIAHIESVTGKRFGDAADPLLVSVRSGARVSMPGMMDTVLNLGLNDATVAGLAATSGDPRFAWDSYRRFVQMYADVVLGLDHGAFEEALELAKEDKGVHLDTDLDAGDLEALVTRFKALVEEEWGKPFPQGVHDQLRGAIGAVFGSWQSDRAKVYRRLNSIPGEWGTAVNVQAMVFGNMGDTSATGVAFTRDPATGERAYYGEYLINAQGEDVVAGIRTPQYLTKAAREKAGAKAVSMEEALPEVYAELARVFDLLERHYRDMQDIEFTVERGTLWMLQTRSGKRTAKAALRIAVEMADEGLVSEEEAVLRVDPAALDQLLHPTLDPDATREVIAKGLPASPGAASGKAVFDADTAERKAADGEAVILVRVETSPEDIHGMHAAKGILTARGGMTSHAAVVARGMGRPCVSGAGSVSIDYKARTMRVGGKEVSEGDIITLDGATGEVMLGEVPTVQPELVGDFGRLMEMADMARRLRIRTNAETPNDCHTAREFGAEGIGLCRTEHMFFDAARISAVRQMILADDGEGRRAALDKLLPEQRADFAEIFRIMAGLPVTIRLLDPPLHEFLPHQEHEFVEVADAAGVDVATLKRRVSELHEFNPMLGHRGCRLGITYPEIYEMQARAIFEAACDVAAETGDAPIPEVMVPLVATEAELRIIREQIDRTAKAVFAEKGRSIDYLVGTMIELPRAALRAGDIAKQAEFFSFGTNDLTQTALGVSRDDAGRFLTAYVEQGIFARDPFVSIDEDGVGELIRIAADRGRETTPGLKLGICGEHGGDPASIAFCESVGLDYVSASPYRVPIARLAAAQAALRART; encoded by the coding sequence ATGAGCCGCTCGGTCTATCGCTTCGGCGGCGGCGCTTCGGACGGCGGCGACGGCGACAAGGCGCTGCTCGGCGGCAAGGGCGCGAACCTCGCGGAAATGGCGTCGATCGGCCTCCCCGTGCCGCCCGGCTTCACCATCGCGACCCCGGTCTGCGCGGCTTATTATGACGCCGGCGGCTGTATCCCCGATAGAATCGCGTCGGAGCTGAACGAGGGCATCGCGCATATCGAGAGCGTGACCGGTAAGCGCTTCGGCGATGCCGCCGATCCCTTGCTCGTCTCGGTGCGGTCGGGCGCGCGGGTGTCTATGCCGGGGATGATGGATACCGTCCTCAACCTCGGTCTCAACGACGCGACCGTCGCGGGCCTCGCGGCCACGTCGGGCGATCCGCGCTTCGCGTGGGATAGCTACCGGCGCTTCGTCCAGATGTATGCCGACGTCGTCCTCGGCCTCGATCACGGCGCGTTCGAGGAAGCGCTCGAGCTCGCCAAGGAAGACAAAGGCGTCCACCTCGATACCGATCTCGACGCGGGCGATCTCGAGGCGCTCGTCACGCGCTTCAAGGCGCTGGTCGAGGAGGAGTGGGGCAAGCCCTTCCCGCAGGGCGTCCACGATCAGCTCCGCGGCGCGATCGGCGCCGTGTTCGGGTCTTGGCAGTCGGACCGCGCGAAAGTCTATCGCCGGCTCAATTCCATTCCCGGCGAATGGGGCACCGCGGTCAACGTCCAGGCGATGGTGTTCGGCAATATGGGCGACACGTCGGCCACCGGCGTCGCCTTCACCCGCGATCCCGCAACCGGCGAGCGCGCTTATTATGGCGAATATCTCATCAACGCGCAGGGCGAGGATGTCGTCGCCGGTATCCGCACCCCACAATATCTCACCAAAGCCGCGCGCGAGAAGGCGGGCGCCAAGGCGGTCTCGATGGAAGAGGCGTTGCCTGAAGTCTATGCCGAGCTCGCCCGCGTGTTCGACCTGCTCGAGCGGCATTATCGCGACATGCAGGATATCGAGTTCACTGTGGAGCGCGGCACGCTCTGGATGCTTCAGACGCGATCGGGCAAGCGCACCGCCAAGGCGGCACTGCGCATCGCGGTCGAGATGGCCGACGAAGGCCTGGTGAGCGAGGAAGAGGCGGTGCTGCGGGTTGATCCCGCGGCGCTCGATCAGCTCCTCCACCCGACGCTCGATCCCGATGCCACGCGCGAAGTGATCGCCAAGGGACTGCCCGCGTCGCCCGGCGCCGCATCGGGCAAGGCGGTGTTCGATGCCGACACCGCGGAGCGCAAGGCTGCGGACGGCGAGGCGGTGATCCTCGTCCGTGTCGAGACCAGCCCCGAGGACATACACGGGATGCACGCCGCCAAGGGCATCCTCACCGCCCGCGGCGGCATGACCAGCCATGCCGCGGTCGTGGCACGCGGCATGGGGCGGCCCTGCGTCTCGGGCGCCGGCTCGGTCTCGATCGACTATAAGGCGCGCACCATGCGCGTCGGCGGGAAGGAGGTGTCGGAGGGGGATATCATCACCCTCGACGGCGCGACTGGCGAGGTGATGCTCGGCGAAGTGCCGACCGTGCAGCCCGAGCTGGTAGGCGATTTCGGCCGGCTGATGGAGATGGCGGATATGGCGCGGCGGCTCCGCATCCGCACCAATGCCGAGACGCCCAACGATTGCCACACCGCGCGCGAGTTCGGCGCGGAGGGGATTGGCCTCTGCCGCACCGAGCATATGTTCTTCGATGCGGCGCGCATCTCCGCCGTCCGCCAGATGATCCTCGCCGACGACGGCGAGGGCCGCCGCGCCGCCCTCGACAAATTGCTGCCCGAGCAGCGCGCCGACTTCGCCGAGATTTTCCGTATCATGGCGGGGCTTCCCGTCACCATCCGCCTGCTCGATCCGCCGCTGCACGAGTTCCTGCCGCATCAGGAGCATGAATTCGTCGAGGTCGCCGACGCCGCCGGGGTCGACGTGGCGACGCTCAAGCGCCGCGTGTCCGAGTTGCACGAGTTCAACCCGATGCTCGGCCACCGCGGCTGCCGGCTCGGCATCACCTATCCCGAAATCTACGAGATGCAGGCCCGCGCCATCTTCGAGGCGGCGTGCGATGTGGCCGCGGAGACCGGCGACGCGCCGATCCCCGAGGTGATGGTCCCTCTGGTCGCCACCGAGGCGGAGCTGCGCATCATCCGTGAGCAGATCGACCGGACCGCGAAGGCCGTGTTCGCCGAGAAGGGGAGGAGCATCGACTATCTGGTCGGGACGATGATCGAGCTGCCGCGCGCGGCGTTGCGCGCGGGAGATATTGCGAAACAGGCGGAATTCTTCAGCTTCGGCACCAACGATCTGACGCAGACCGCGCTCGGCGTCAGCCGCGACGACGCGGGCCGCTTCCTCACCGCCTATGTCGAGCAGGGCATCTTCGCCCGCGATCCTTTCGTCAGCATCGACGAGGACGGCGTCGGCGAGCTGATCCGTATCGCCGCGGATCGCGGCCGCGAGACCACGCCCGGGCTGAAGCTAGGCATCTGCGGCGAGCATGGCGGCGATCCCGCCTCGATCGCCTTCTGCGAAAGCGTCGGCCTCGATTACGTCAGCGCCTCGCCCTACCGCGTCCCCATCGCCCGCCTCGCAGCGGCGCAAGCAGCGCTTCGGGCGCGCACTTGA
- the glyS gene encoding glycine--tRNA ligase subunit beta, translating to MTDFLLELRSEEIPARMQAKASADLARLFAERLADAGLAAEAVETWATPRRLALVARGLPLETAAVSEEVKGPRTSAPPQALEGFLRKTGLKQDQLVDRDGIWFATLDQPGRRTADVLAEAIPAIIRAFPWPKSMRWGAASVSTESLRWVRPLQGVVALLGEEIVDFEIAGIRSGAATVGHRFHHPGPITIGSAGDYAEKLRACHVILDPAERRAIIAESAARAAADAGLALVDDEGLLAENAGLTEWPVPLLGRFDPAFLDVPREVIQLTMRTNQKYFAVNDAAGALAPAFVCTANIDASDGGAAIVAGNQKVLSARLSDAKFFWENDLKVPLEEQAKKLDQIVFHEKLGTVAAKVERVAKLAEWLVQERFVRADKAEVAAAARLAKADLLTQSVGEFPELQGTLGGYLARAQGKSEAIAGAVRDHYRPAGQGDAVPADPVTLAVNIADRLDTLVAFFSIGEKPTGSRDPFALRRAALGLLQMLTKAGLRLPLGDVLVQAAVLLIVSRLGALSSVSFPDLLDEDDDEHVITAEVGTYTYRHGDHVVVRWKSSLTPNLERGKVIEEANDLAEAILDFFADRLKVQQREAGVRHDLIDAVFALGREDGAAEDDIVRMIARVKALQSFVESPQGADLLAGYKRAANILKKEEWSGQNGRNKGFSYSPLAEESDLDDALDIAEPKVAQAVKDEEFERAMTALAALRGPVDAFFDKVTVNDPDPAKREARLALLARMRKAVHRVADFSRIEG from the coding sequence GTGACCGATTTCCTGCTTGAGCTGCGATCCGAGGAAATTCCGGCGCGGATGCAGGCGAAGGCGTCGGCGGATCTCGCGCGCCTGTTCGCCGAACGGCTTGCGGATGCCGGCCTTGCGGCGGAAGCGGTCGAGACCTGGGCGACGCCGCGCCGCCTCGCGCTCGTCGCGCGCGGATTGCCGCTGGAGACGGCGGCGGTCAGCGAGGAAGTGAAGGGGCCGCGCACCTCGGCGCCGCCGCAGGCACTGGAGGGCTTCCTCCGCAAGACCGGCCTTAAGCAGGATCAGCTCGTCGATCGCGACGGCATCTGGTTCGCGACGCTCGATCAGCCAGGCCGCCGCACCGCCGACGTCCTCGCCGAAGCCATCCCGGCGATCATCCGCGCTTTCCCCTGGCCAAAATCGATGCGCTGGGGCGCCGCATCCGTCTCGACCGAAAGCCTGCGCTGGGTCCGCCCGCTGCAGGGCGTCGTCGCGCTGCTCGGCGAGGAGATCGTCGATTTCGAGATCGCCGGCATCCGCTCGGGCGCCGCGACCGTCGGCCATCGCTTCCACCATCCGGGCCCGATCACCATCGGCAGCGCGGGCGATTATGCCGAGAAGCTGCGCGCCTGCCACGTCATCCTCGATCCCGCCGAGCGCCGGGCGATCATCGCCGAGAGCGCCGCCAGGGCCGCCGCGGACGCGGGGCTGGCGCTGGTCGACGACGAGGGCCTGCTCGCCGAGAATGCGGGGCTCACCGAATGGCCGGTGCCGCTGCTCGGCCGCTTCGATCCGGCCTTCCTCGACGTGCCGCGCGAGGTGATCCAGCTCACCATGCGCACCAATCAGAAGTATTTTGCCGTCAATGACGCCGCCGGCGCGCTTGCGCCCGCCTTCGTCTGCACCGCGAATATCGACGCGTCGGATGGCGGCGCGGCGATCGTCGCGGGTAACCAGAAGGTGCTCTCGGCGCGGCTCAGCGACGCCAAGTTCTTCTGGGAGAATGATCTCAAGGTGCCGCTCGAAGAGCAGGCGAAGAAGCTCGACCAGATCGTCTTCCACGAAAAGCTCGGCACCGTCGCCGCCAAGGTGGAGCGCGTCGCGAAGCTCGCCGAATGGCTGGTGCAAGAGCGATTCGTTCGCGCCGACAAGGCGGAGGTCGCTGCCGCCGCGCGGCTCGCCAAGGCCGATCTCCTGACGCAAAGTGTCGGTGAGTTTCCCGAACTGCAGGGCACGCTCGGCGGCTATCTCGCGCGCGCGCAGGGCAAGAGCGAGGCGATCGCGGGTGCGGTCCGCGATCATTACCGGCCGGCGGGGCAGGGCGACGCGGTGCCTGCCGATCCGGTGACGCTGGCGGTCAACATCGCCGATCGCCTCGACACGCTCGTCGCCTTCTTCTCGATCGGCGAGAAGCCTACCGGCTCGCGCGATCCGTTCGCGCTCCGCCGCGCCGCGCTCGGCCTGCTTCAGATGCTGACCAAGGCTGGGCTGCGCCTGCCGCTGGGCGACGTGCTGGTCCAGGCGGCGGTGCTGCTCATCGTATCGCGGCTCGGTGCTCTGTCGTCGGTCAGCTTCCCCGATCTGCTCGACGAGGATGACGACGAGCATGTCATCACCGCCGAGGTCGGCACCTACACCTACCGCCACGGCGATCATGTCGTCGTCCGCTGGAAGTCGTCGCTGACCCCCAATCTCGAGCGCGGCAAGGTGATCGAAGAGGCGAACGATCTCGCCGAGGCGATCCTCGATTTCTTCGCCGATCGCCTGAAGGTGCAGCAGCGCGAGGCGGGCGTCCGCCACGATCTGATCGACGCGGTGTTCGCGCTCGGCCGCGAAGATGGCGCGGCGGAGGACGATATCGTCCGTATGATCGCGCGGGTGAAGGCGCTGCAATCCTTCGTCGAATCGCCGCAGGGCGCTGATCTCCTCGCAGGCTACAAGCGCGCCGCCAACATCCTCAAGAAGGAGGAGTGGAGCGGCCAGAACGGGCGGAACAAGGGCTTCTCCTACAGCCCGCTTGCAGAGGAATCCGATCTGGACGACGCGCTCGACATCGCCGAGCCCAAGGTCGCGCAGGCGGTGAAGGACGAGGAGTTCGAGCGCGCGATGACGGCGCTGGCCGCGCTCCGTGGGCCGGTCGATGCCTTCTTCGACAAGGTGACGGTCAACGATCCCGATCCCGCCAAGCGCGAGGCGCGGCTCGCGTTGCTCGCGCGGATGCGCAAAGCCGTCCACCGCGTCGCCGATTTCTCCCGGATCGAGGGGTGA
- a CDS encoding endonuclease domain-containing protein has product MAQSNPPRNGEGDRAKRGGGGVSPLRRRETYQARDLRREMSLPEVLLWQRLRDSATGHRFRRQHPIGPYIADFCCLAVKLVVEIDGEAHDWGDRPAHDDRRDMFLKQNGYRILHINASDVLRDIDSVICGVIAEAENPLHQAAAGPPPRAGEDLA; this is encoded by the coding sequence ATGGCGCAATCAAATCCTCCCCGGAACGGGGAGGGGGACCGCGCGAAGCGTGGTGGAGGGGGCGTATCGCCGCTCCGGCGCCGGGAAACTTACCAAGCTCGGGACTTGCGCCGTGAAATGAGCTTGCCGGAAGTGCTGTTGTGGCAACGCCTGCGCGACAGCGCCACCGGCCATCGCTTTCGGAGGCAGCACCCAATCGGCCCTTATATCGCCGACTTTTGTTGCCTCGCGGTGAAGCTCGTCGTCGAAATCGACGGCGAAGCACATGACTGGGGTGATCGCCCCGCCCATGATGACAGGCGGGACATGTTTCTGAAACAAAACGGCTATCGCATACTGCATATCAATGCATCGGATGTGCTGCGTGACATCGACAGCGTGATCTGCGGGGTCATAGCGGAGGCGGAGAACCCCCTCCACCAGGCTGCGGCTGGTCCCCCTCCCCGTGCCGGGGAGGATCTGGCGTGA
- a CDS encoding glycine--tRNA ligase subunit alpha, which produces MAAKPLSFQRLILTLHDYWSDRGCVILQPYDMEMGAGTFHPATTLRALGPDPWKAAYVQPSRRPTDGRYGENPNRLGHYYQYQVILKPSPADLQDLYLGSLAAIGIDPLLHDIRFVEDDWESPTLGAWGLGWEVWCDGMEVTQFTYFQQVGGFDCKPVAGELTYGLERLAMYIQGVDSVYDLAFNDEGVTYGDVFQENERQFSTWNFEVANTDTLFRWFKDAAEECGRCIAAKLPLPAYDQAIKASHIFNTLQARGVISVAERQAYIGRVRDLAKGSCQAWMEKNGWAA; this is translated from the coding sequence TTGGCAGCCAAACCTTTAAGCTTTCAGCGCCTGATCCTGACGCTCCACGATTATTGGAGCGACAGAGGCTGCGTCATCCTCCAGCCCTATGACATGGAGATGGGCGCGGGCACTTTCCATCCCGCGACCACCTTGCGCGCGCTCGGCCCCGATCCGTGGAAGGCCGCCTATGTCCAGCCCAGCCGCCGCCCGACCGACGGCCGCTATGGCGAAAACCCCAATCGGCTCGGCCATTATTACCAATATCAGGTGATCCTGAAGCCCAGCCCTGCGGACCTCCAGGACCTCTACCTCGGCAGCCTCGCCGCGATCGGCATCGATCCCTTGCTCCACGACATCCGCTTCGTCGAGGACGATTGGGAAAGCCCGACGCTCGGCGCCTGGGGCCTCGGCTGGGAAGTCTGGTGCGACGGCATGGAAGTGACGCAATTCACCTATTTCCAGCAGGTCGGCGGCTTCGACTGCAAGCCCGTCGCGGGCGAACTCACCTACGGGCTCGAGCGGCTGGCGATGTACATCCAGGGCGTCGACAGCGTCTACGATCTCGCCTTCAACGACGAGGGCGTGACCTATGGCGACGTCTTCCAGGAAAATGAGCGCCAGTTCAGCACCTGGAACTTCGAGGTGGCGAACACCGACACCTTGTTCCGCTGGTTCAAGGACGCCGCCGAGGAATGCGGCCGCTGCATCGCGGCGAAGCTGCCGCTCCCGGCCTATGATCAGGCGATCAAGGCCAGCCACATCTTCAACACGCTGCAGGCGCGCGGCGTCATCTCGGTCGCCGAGCGCCAGGCCTATATCGGCCGCGTCCGCGATCTCGCCAAGGGAAGCTGCCAGGCGTGGATGGAAAAGAACGGGTGGGCCGCGTGA
- a CDS encoding TraB/GumN family protein produces the protein MRLIDRVSLHWKKAVAAAAALALPGCATVDARHAAADHPRPAMWKLADEDTTIYLLGTIHLLPPGYQWRTAAIDAAVKQSDELVVEVVPDKDATRMARQIMSVGVDGSLPPLLERVPADKRETLRAHMAQAKMPEGSLDKLKTWAAALALVSRSFKDMGFEADAGVERGLTADYAGKKVSGLETAEQQFGFFDKLSEDAQRAFLTATLDDPAAAKDQFHEMLAAWTRGDVAGIAKSFNSDTSLSPELREVLLTERNANWAGWLQKRLDEPGTVLVAVGAGHLAGPESVQKMLKERGLKVERVQ, from the coding sequence ATGCGGTTGATCGATCGGGTTTCGCTCCACTGGAAGAAGGCGGTCGCCGCCGCGGCGGCGCTGGCGCTCCCGGGCTGCGCAACAGTGGATGCGCGCCATGCCGCCGCCGACCACCCGCGCCCGGCGATGTGGAAGCTCGCCGATGAAGACACGACGATCTACCTGCTCGGCACGATCCACCTGCTGCCGCCGGGCTATCAGTGGCGCACCGCGGCGATCGATGCGGCGGTGAAGCAGTCCGACGAGCTGGTCGTCGAGGTCGTGCCCGACAAGGATGCGACGCGGATGGCGCGGCAGATAATGTCGGTGGGCGTCGACGGCAGCCTTCCGCCGCTGCTCGAGCGCGTACCCGCAGACAAGCGCGAGACGCTGCGCGCGCACATGGCGCAGGCAAAGATGCCCGAGGGCTCGCTCGACAAGCTCAAGACCTGGGCGGCGGCGCTGGCGCTGGTCTCGCGCTCGTTCAAGGACATGGGGTTCGAGGCGGATGCCGGCGTCGAACGCGGGCTGACCGCCGATTATGCGGGCAAAAAGGTGAGCGGGCTGGAGACCGCCGAGCAGCAGTTTGGCTTCTTCGACAAGCTGAGCGAGGACGCGCAACGCGCCTTCCTCACCGCGACGCTCGACGATCCCGCCGCGGCGAAGGACCAGTTCCACGAGATGCTGGCGGCGTGGACGCGCGGCGACGTCGCGGGGATCGCGAAGAGCTTCAACAGCGACACCTCGCTCTCGCCGGAGCTGCGCGAAGTGCTGCTGACGGAGCGCAACGCGAATTGGGCCGGCTGGCTGCAAAAGCGGCTCGACGAACCCGGCACGGTGCTGGTCGCGGTCGGCGCCGGCCACCTTGCCGGGCCGGAATCGGTACAAAAGATGCTGAAGGAGCGCGGCCTGAAGGTCGAGCGCGTGCAGTAG
- a CDS encoding 50S ribosomal protein L25/general stress protein Ctc: MSEQLTLSAELREKAGKGASRAIRREGRVPAVIYGNKEEPLSIHVEEKALVKALQTGHFTNTVVMIDAKGKTSRTLPKDVQFHPVTDRPVHVDFLRISAHSKVTVEVPIRFLNEDEAPGLKRGGVLNTVRHELEVICDASNIPSEIEIDLTGLEIGDSIHISNVTLPKGVESAIDDRDFTIATVVAPSAMKSEEGEEAAEAGDVPTVGEDEGEEAEGETPEGEAQG, encoded by the coding sequence ATGAGCGAACAGCTGACGCTGTCGGCCGAGCTGCGCGAAAAGGCAGGCAAGGGAGCCTCCCGCGCAATCCGCCGCGAGGGCCGCGTGCCCGCCGTGATCTACGGCAACAAGGAAGAGCCGCTGAGCATCCACGTCGAGGAAAAGGCGCTGGTGAAGGCGCTGCAGACCGGCCACTTCACGAACACCGTCGTGATGATCGACGCCAAGGGCAAGACCAGCCGGACGCTGCCGAAGGACGTGCAGTTCCACCCGGTGACCGACCGCCCGGTCCACGTCGATTTCCTGCGCATCTCGGCGCATTCGAAGGTGACCGTGGAAGTGCCGATCCGCTTCCTCAATGAAGACGAGGCGCCCGGCCTCAAGCGCGGCGGCGTGCTCAACACCGTCCGTCACGAGCTGGAAGTGATCTGCGACGCCTCGAACATCCCGAGCGAGATCGAGATCGATCTCACCGGCCTCGAGATCGGCGATTCGATCCATATCTCCAACGTCACGCTGCCCAAGGGCGTCGAATCGGCGATCGACGATCGCGATTTCACGATCGCCACCGTGGTCGCGCCGTCGGCGATGAAGTCCGAGGAAGGCGAAGAAGCGGCTGAAGCCGGCGACGTCCCGACCGTGGGCGAGGACGAAGGCGAGGAAGCCGAGGGCGAGACGCCGGAAGGCGAAGCCCAGGGCTGA
- the pth gene encoding aminoacyl-tRNA hydrolase, producing MQIWVGLGNPGAQYAMHRHNVGFMAVDAIAETHGFEPVKKAFHGWAQQGRIGGNRILLLKPATFMNESGRAVRAALDFFKRETGDVTVFHDELDLDPFRVKVKTGGGTAGHNGLRSTDAHIGADFRRVRIGIGHPGNKARVTGHVLGNYAKTEVDDLADMLGAIAAEAPWLADGDDARFMNEVARRLAD from the coding sequence GTGCAGATCTGGGTCGGCCTCGGCAATCCCGGCGCGCAATATGCGATGCACCGGCACAATGTCGGCTTCATGGCGGTCGACGCCATCGCCGAAACGCACGGCTTCGAGCCGGTCAAGAAGGCTTTTCACGGCTGGGCGCAGCAGGGCCGCATCGGCGGCAACCGTATCCTGCTATTGAAACCGGCCACCTTCATGAACGAGAGCGGCCGCGCCGTCCGCGCAGCGCTGGATTTCTTCAAGCGAGAGACGGGCGACGTCACCGTCTTCCATGACGAGCTCGATCTCGATCCTTTCCGCGTGAAGGTGAAGACCGGCGGCGGGACCGCCGGCCACAACGGCCTGCGCTCCACCGACGCGCATATCGGCGCCGATTTCCGCCGCGTCCGCATCGGCATCGGCCATCCCGGCAACAAGGCACGGGTGACCGGGCATGTCCTCGGCAATTACGCCAAGACCGAGGTCGACGACCTCGCGGACATGCTGGGCGCGATCGCCGCCGAGGCGCCCTGGCTCGCCGACGGCGACGACGCGCGGTTCATGAACGAAGTCGCGCGGCGGCTGGCGGATTGA
- a CDS encoding glutathione S-transferase N-terminal domain-containing protein produces the protein MADLSAFPITRRWPAKHSDRLQLYSLNTPNGVKVSIMLEETGLPYEAHLVDITENESHDDAFLSLNPNGKIPAILDPDGPGGQPLGLFESGAILIYLGEKTGQFLPADPARRYETIQWVMFQMGGIGPMFGQVGFFNKFAGKDFEDKRPRDRYVAEAKRLLGVLDRRLEGRDWIMGDDYTIADIATLGWVRNLITFYGARELVDYDALKNVPAWLDRGLARPAVQRGLEIPKKA, from the coding sequence ATGGCCGATCTTTCCGCTTTTCCGATCACGCGGCGCTGGCCGGCGAAGCATTCGGACCGGCTCCAGCTCTATTCGCTGAACACGCCCAACGGCGTGAAGGTGTCGATCATGCTGGAGGAGACGGGGCTGCCCTATGAGGCGCATCTCGTCGACATCACCGAGAATGAGAGCCACGACGATGCTTTCCTGTCGCTCAATCCCAACGGCAAGATCCCGGCGATCCTCGATCCCGACGGGCCCGGCGGCCAGCCGCTGGGACTTTTCGAATCGGGCGCGATCCTGATCTATCTTGGCGAGAAGACCGGGCAGTTCCTGCCCGCCGATCCGGCGCGCCGCTATGAGACGATCCAGTGGGTGATGTTCCAGATGGGCGGGATCGGCCCCATGTTCGGGCAGGTCGGCTTCTTCAACAAGTTCGCGGGCAAGGACTTCGAGGACAAGCGGCCGCGTGACCGCTACGTCGCCGAGGCCAAGCGCCTGCTCGGCGTGCTCGACCGGCGGCTGGAAGGCCGCGACTGGATCATGGGCGACGATTACACGATCGCCGACATCGCGACGCTCGGCTGGGTGCGCAACCTCATCACCTTCTATGGCGCCCGCGAGCTGGTAGACTATGACGCGCTGAAGAACGTTCCCGCCTGGCTCGACCGCGGCCTTGCGCGGCCGGCAGTGCAACGCGGGCTGGAGATTCCTAAGAAGGCCTAA
- the ychF gene encoding redox-regulated ATPase YchF produces MGFRCGIVGLPNVGKSTLFNALTETAAAQAANYPFCTIEPNVGRVAVPDPRLQTIAKIGKSAQVIETQLEFVDIAGLVRGASKGEGLGNQFLGNIREVDAIVHVLRCFEGGDVTHVEGKVDPIADAETVETELMLADLESLEKRVPALVKKAQQGDKEAKIQASVLGQALDLLRDSKPARLTEPKDEEERKALDRAQLLTAKPVLYVCNVDEGDAAGGNAHSARVFEKAAADGAKAVVISAAIEAEIATMPMEDRKDFLGDLGLEETGLARIIRAGYDLLHLITFFTVGPKEARAWTVEKGSKAPQAAGAIHSDFERGFIRAETIAYDDFVASGGEAGARDAGKLRSEGKDYVTRDGDIMLFRFNV; encoded by the coding sequence TTGGGTTTTCGTTGCGGTATCGTGGGGCTGCCGAATGTCGGCAAGTCCACCCTGTTCAATGCGCTGACGGAGACGGCGGCGGCGCAGGCGGCCAATTACCCCTTCTGCACGATCGAGCCCAACGTCGGCCGCGTCGCAGTGCCCGATCCGCGGCTGCAGACCATCGCCAAGATCGGCAAGTCCGCGCAGGTTATCGAGACCCAGCTCGAATTCGTCGACATCGCCGGGCTGGTGCGCGGCGCTAGCAAGGGCGAAGGGCTCGGCAACCAGTTCCTGGGCAACATCCGCGAGGTGGATGCGATCGTTCATGTGCTGCGCTGCTTCGAGGGCGGCGACGTGACACACGTCGAGGGCAAGGTCGATCCGATCGCGGATGCGGAGACGGTGGAAACCGAGCTGATGCTCGCCGATCTCGAAAGCCTCGAGAAGCGCGTCCCAGCGCTCGTCAAGAAGGCGCAGCAGGGTGACAAGGAAGCCAAGATCCAGGCGAGCGTGCTGGGCCAGGCGCTCGACCTGCTGCGCGATTCCAAGCCCGCGCGGCTGACCGAGCCGAAAGACGAGGAAGAGCGCAAGGCGCTCGACCGCGCACAACTCCTCACTGCCAAGCCGGTGCTCTACGTCTGCAATGTCGACGAGGGCGACGCGGCGGGCGGCAATGCGCACAGCGCGCGGGTGTTCGAAAAGGCGGCGGCGGACGGCGCCAAGGCGGTGGTCATCTCCGCCGCGATCGAGGCGGAAATCGCGACGATGCCGATGGAGGATCGCAAGGATTTTCTCGGCGATCTCGGGCTCGAGGAAACCGGCCTCGCGCGAATCATCCGCGCCGGCTACGATCTCCTCCATCTCATCACCTTCTTCACCGTAGGCCCCAAGGAAGCGCGCGCCTGGACGGTGGAAAAGGGATCGAAGGCGCCCCAGGCCGCGGGCGCGATCCATTCCGACTTCGAACGCGGATTCATCCGCGCCGAGACGATCGCCTATGACGATTTCGTCGCCAGCGGCGGCGAGGCAGGCGCGCGCGATGCCGGCAAGCTCCGCTCCGAAGGCAAGGACTATGTCACCCGCGACGGCGACATCATGCTGTTCCGCTTCAACGTGTAG